One Vibrio taketomensis DNA window includes the following coding sequences:
- the glnA gene encoding glutamate--ammonia ligase, which translates to MSVENVLSLIQENEVKFVDLRFTDTKGKEQHISIPAHQIDADFFEEGKMFDGSSVAGWKGINESDMVMMPDASSAVLDPFTEDATLNIRCDILEPATMQGYDRDPRSIAKRAEDYMRATGIADTVLVGPEPEFFLFDDVKFSNDMSGSFFKIDDVEAAWNTGAEIEGGNKGHRPGVKGGYFPVAPVDSSQDIRSAMCLIMEEMGLVVEAHHHEVATAGQNEIATRFNTLTTKADEIQIYKYVVHNVAHAFGKTATFMPKPLVGDNGSGMHVHQSLAKDGVNLFAGDKYGGLSETALYYIGGIIKHARAINAFANPSTNSYKRLVPGFEAPVMLAYSARNRSASIRIPVVPSPKARRIEARFPDPAANPYLAFASLLMAGLDGIKNKIHPGEAMDKDLYDLPAEEAAEIPKVAESLEVALKALDEDREFLTAGGVFSDDFIDSYIALKSQDVERVNMAVHPLEFELYYSV; encoded by the coding sequence ATGTCAGTAGAAAACGTTTTATCGCTGATCCAAGAAAACGAAGTTAAGTTTGTCGACCTACGCTTTACTGATACAAAAGGTAAAGAGCAACACATCTCTATCCCTGCGCACCAAATCGACGCAGACTTCTTCGAAGAAGGTAAGATGTTTGACGGTTCTTCAGTGGCTGGCTGGAAAGGTATCAACGAATCAGATATGGTGATGATGCCTGACGCATCTTCAGCTGTTCTTGACCCATTTACAGAAGACGCAACACTCAATATTCGTTGTGACATTCTTGAGCCTGCAACAATGCAAGGTTACGACCGTGACCCTCGCTCTATCGCTAAACGTGCAGAAGACTACATGCGTGCGACTGGTATCGCAGACACTGTTCTTGTTGGTCCAGAGCCAGAATTCTTCCTATTTGATGATGTGAAGTTCTCTAACGATATGTCTGGTTCTTTCTTCAAGATTGACGACGTAGAAGCAGCATGGAACACAGGCGCAGAAATTGAAGGTGGTAACAAAGGTCACCGCCCAGGTGTTAAAGGTGGTTACTTCCCAGTTGCTCCGGTTGACTCATCTCAAGATATCCGTTCAGCGATGTGTTTGATCATGGAAGAAATGGGCCTCGTAGTAGAAGCGCACCACCATGAAGTGGCAACGGCGGGTCAAAACGAAATCGCAACTCGCTTCAACACGCTAACCACTAAAGCGGACGAAATCCAAATCTACAAATACGTGGTACACAACGTTGCACACGCATTTGGCAAAACAGCGACCTTCATGCCTAAACCACTTGTAGGCGATAACGGCAGCGGCATGCACGTTCACCAATCTCTAGCAAAAGACGGTGTTAACCTATTTGCTGGCGACAAGTACGGCGGTCTATCTGAAACTGCGCTTTACTACATTGGCGGTATCATCAAGCACGCTCGTGCTATCAACGCATTTGCAAACCCATCAACTAACTCTTACAAGCGTCTAGTTCCAGGGTTTGAAGCGCCAGTAATGCTAGCTTACTCAGCGCGTAACCGTTCTGCGTCTATCCGTATCCCAGTGGTACCAAGCCCGAAAGCACGTCGTATCGAAGCTCGCTTCCCAGATCCAGCAGCAAACCCATACCTAGCGTTTGCTTCTCTACTAATGGCTGGTCTTGACGGTATTAAGAACAAGATCCATCCAGGCGAAGCAATGGATAAAGACTTGTACGACCTACCAGCAGAAGAAGCAGCAGAGATTCCAAAAGTGGCTGAGTCTCTAGAAGTGGCTCTAAAAGCACTAGACGAAGATCGTGAGTTCTTAACTGCAGGCGGCGTATTCTCTGATGATTTCATCGATTCATACATCGCACTGAAATCTCAAGATGTAGAACGAGTGAACATGGCTGTTCACCCACTTGAGTTTGAACTTTACTACTCAGTGTAA
- the glnL gene encoding nitrogen regulation protein NR(II) produces MSNELNTAILNHQVTAILIMNESLQIRYANPSAEQLFSQSAKRLIDSPLSQHIQHASLDLALLSQPLQSGQSITDSDVTFVVDGRPLMLEVTVSPITWQKELLLLIEMRKIDQQRRLSQELNQHAQQQAAKLLVRGLAHEIKNPLGGLRGAAQLLERMLPDQSLTEYTQIIIEQADRLRSLVDRLLGPQKPGIKNCENLHLILEKVRQLVELDVGNQIIIERDYDPSLPDIMMDAEQIQQALLNIISNAGQILSKQEHGQITIRTRTVHQANIHGQRHKLAARIEVIDNGPGIPSELQDTLFYPMVSGREGGTGLGLSISQNLIDQHHGKIDVESWPGHTCFTIYLPIK; encoded by the coding sequence GTGAGTAACGAGCTAAACACAGCAATTTTAAACCATCAAGTCACAGCGATTCTGATCATGAATGAATCGCTGCAGATTCGCTATGCTAATCCCTCCGCAGAACAGTTGTTCTCGCAAAGTGCCAAGCGCTTAATCGACTCTCCACTGAGCCAACATATTCAACACGCTTCGCTCGATTTAGCGCTATTGTCTCAGCCTCTACAAAGCGGTCAAAGCATCACTGATAGTGACGTCACCTTTGTTGTCGATGGACGCCCTCTAATGCTCGAAGTAACGGTCAGTCCAATTACATGGCAAAAAGAATTACTGCTGCTGATCGAAATGCGCAAAATTGACCAACAACGTCGTTTATCACAAGAGCTCAATCAGCATGCCCAACAGCAAGCCGCCAAATTACTGGTGCGCGGACTAGCCCATGAAATTAAAAATCCACTTGGTGGTCTGCGCGGAGCAGCGCAGCTCCTCGAGCGCATGCTACCGGATCAATCCCTGACCGAATATACGCAAATCATTATTGAGCAAGCAGACCGACTTCGTTCGCTAGTAGATCGCTTACTCGGGCCACAAAAACCGGGCATTAAGAACTGCGAGAATTTGCACTTAATCCTTGAAAAGGTCCGTCAGTTGGTTGAACTCGATGTAGGCAACCAGATCATCATTGAACGAGATTATGATCCGAGTCTGCCCGATATCATGATGGATGCAGAACAGATACAACAAGCACTGCTCAATATCATTAGTAACGCTGGGCAAATTCTTTCTAAGCAAGAGCACGGGCAAATCACCATCCGCACCAGAACAGTGCATCAAGCCAATATCCATGGACAACGACATAAGCTGGCTGCGCGCATTGAAGTTATCGACAATGGCCCGGGTATTCCAAGCGAATTACAAGATACACTGTTTTATCCAATGGTCAGTGGGCGCGAAGGTGGTACCGGTCTAGGACTGTCGATTTCACAAAACTTAATCGATCAACACCATGGCAAAATCGATGTAGAAAGCTGGCCGGGTCATACCTGCTTCACCATCTATCTACCAATAAAATAA
- a CDS encoding DUF4124 domain-containing protein translates to MSKLILLLMLCFLVTMSSSAQTIYTWVDKHGVVHFSDTPIDNNSTALELPDVATSPAPEVIAEPQQPEPSVEEQTELKDEALDIADEPFFSEAIEPLEIRLVEPKNDEVIRSNNGNFIVRVDLNRDLTVGEQMQLWLNEKPYHAPQLDTEWELKNIDRGTHRIQVRATESGKQIASSLSIIVHLKRASVLN, encoded by the coding sequence ATGAGTAAACTAATTCTACTACTAATGTTGTGTTTTTTGGTCACCATGTCGAGCAGCGCCCAAACTATCTACACTTGGGTCGACAAACATGGTGTAGTACATTTTAGCGATACCCCAATTGATAACAACTCAACGGCATTAGAACTGCCTGACGTTGCAACCTCACCAGCACCAGAAGTGATAGCTGAGCCGCAACAACCAGAGCCATCAGTCGAAGAGCAAACTGAACTGAAAGATGAGGCACTCGACATTGCTGACGAACCTTTTTTCTCAGAGGCCATAGAGCCTTTGGAAATCCGTTTAGTTGAGCCAAAAAACGATGAAGTCATTCGCAGCAACAATGGTAACTTCATCGTCCGAGTTGATCTCAATCGAGATCTTACCGTCGGTGAGCAAATGCAATTATGGCTCAATGAAAAGCCCTACCATGCACCTCAACTTGACACTGAATGGGAGCTTAAGAATATAGACCGAGGCACCCATCGAATTCAGGTTCGAGCAACTGAAAGCGGCAAGCAAATTGCATCATCCCTCAGTATTATCGTGCATTTGAAGCGAGCTTCGGTACTCAACTAG
- the pdxY gene encoding pyridoxal kinase PdxY, which yields MRGVISVQSHVVYGHAGNSSAVFPMQRMGFEVFPIHTVQFSNHTQYAEGWTGHAFPASDIEQLTQGLANIGALAQCDAVVSGYQGSVEQCHAIVDLVKQLKQHNPAALYVCDPVMGAPDKGCIVSDGIAEQLLNTLMPMADVIVPNQFELSQFAGMEINCMEDAVKACKKALTMGPKIVLVKHLYSVSDKFTMMLAFEDQCYIAQRPQLDFAKSLVGVGDLISSLFTAGLMKQWPVTEAFKHCNEAAYAVVKKTFELGEWELQTIAAQDEIVAPQERFDLQPVA from the coding sequence ATGCGCGGTGTGATTTCGGTTCAAAGCCACGTAGTGTATGGTCATGCAGGCAACAGTTCTGCTGTTTTTCCAATGCAACGTATGGGATTTGAAGTGTTTCCTATCCATACGGTTCAATTTTCTAATCATACTCAGTATGCAGAAGGCTGGACTGGTCATGCTTTCCCTGCTTCAGATATTGAGCAGTTGACGCAAGGCCTTGCTAACATTGGTGCGCTTGCACAATGTGATGCTGTCGTTTCTGGTTACCAAGGCAGTGTTGAGCAGTGCCACGCAATTGTCGATCTCGTTAAACAGTTAAAACAACACAACCCTGCAGCTCTGTATGTTTGCGACCCAGTAATGGGTGCACCAGATAAAGGCTGTATTGTTAGCGACGGTATTGCAGAGCAACTGCTGAACACCTTAATGCCAATGGCGGACGTGATTGTGCCAAACCAGTTTGAATTGAGCCAATTCGCAGGTATGGAAATTAACTGTATGGAAGACGCAGTTAAAGCATGTAAAAAAGCACTCACCATGGGACCAAAGATTGTCTTGGTTAAGCACCTTTACTCGGTATCAGATAAGTTCACTATGATGCTGGCGTTTGAAGACCAATGCTATATTGCTCAACGCCCACAGCTGGATTTTGCTAAATCGTTGGTGGGTGTTGGTGATTTGATTTCGTCTCTGTTTACTGCCGGCTTAATGAAACAGTGGCCAGTGACTGAGGCTTTCAAACATTGTAATGAAGCGGCCTATGCGGTGGTTAAGAAGACTTTTGAGCTAGGTGAGTGGGAGTTGCAAACTATTGCTGCTCAAGATGAGATTGTGGCGCCACAAGAGCGATTTGACCTACAGCCTGTCGCTTAA
- a CDS encoding virulence factor BrkB family protein, translating into MNQMVERYKLKIVTVVKPVTQFARYLLTRTSHDRINVNAGYLAYITLLSIVPMLTVLLSVLSSFSVFADVGTVIQDFVITHFVPTAGDAVKSALLEFISNTGKMTAVGGAFLFVAALMLISNIDKNLNYIWRVKKKRRAVFSFSMYWMILTLGPILVGASIAVSSYVTSLKVMDNQVLSTAYDLVLRWLPLILSFLAFVGLYMLVPNKKVQLSHAMIGAIVAAVLFELSKKGFAMYITQFPSYQLIYGALATIPILFIWVYLCWLIVLVGAEVTAALGEQEQWSGQAEVVHSVAEYRVSNQEGSQSDSSDPKSE; encoded by the coding sequence ATGAATCAGATGGTAGAGAGATACAAGTTGAAAATAGTGACGGTGGTGAAGCCCGTGACTCAATTTGCGCGCTATCTCTTAACGCGTACATCTCATGACAGAATTAACGTCAATGCGGGTTATCTTGCCTACATTACTTTGCTGTCGATAGTGCCAATGCTGACCGTGTTGTTGTCAGTGCTTTCTTCGTTTTCAGTGTTTGCTGATGTTGGCACTGTTATCCAAGACTTCGTGATCACGCATTTTGTGCCAACTGCGGGTGATGCCGTCAAATCTGCACTGCTCGAATTTATTAGTAATACCGGCAAAATGACGGCCGTGGGCGGCGCATTTTTGTTCGTCGCGGCGTTGATGCTGATCTCTAACATCGATAAAAACCTCAACTACATTTGGCGAGTGAAGAAGAAACGCCGCGCGGTGTTTTCTTTTTCAATGTATTGGATGATTTTGACGCTCGGACCGATTTTGGTTGGGGCAAGTATTGCCGTCTCGTCTTATGTTACCTCGTTAAAGGTGATGGATAACCAGGTGCTATCGACGGCTTATGATTTGGTGTTACGTTGGTTACCATTAATTTTGTCGTTTTTGGCTTTTGTCGGCTTGTATATGCTGGTTCCCAACAAAAAAGTGCAACTTAGCCATGCAATGATAGGTGCGATAGTTGCGGCAGTATTGTTTGAGCTGAGTAAAAAAGGCTTTGCTATGTACATTACTCAGTTTCCATCTTACCAGCTGATTTATGGTGCTTTGGCCACGATTCCGATTCTGTTTATCTGGGTCTACTTATGCTGGCTGATTGTGCTGGTGGGTGCTGAAGTAACGGCTGCGTTGGGTGAACAAGAGCAATGGAGCGGACAAGCAGAAGTGGTACACTCGGTAGCAGAATATCGAGTGAGTAATCAAGAAGGAAGTCAAAGTGATAGCTCTGATCCAAAGAGTGAGTGA
- the glnG gene encoding nitrogen regulation protein NR(I), translating into MSKGNVWVVDDDSSIRWVMEKTLSSANIKCDTFTDAESVLLALERETPDVLISDIRMPGMNGIELLAQVTQLAPELPVIIMTAHSDLDAAVNAYQQGAFEYLPKPFDVDETLTLVERAIAHNQEQRQQQAKNEHHLEPTPEIIGEAPAMQEVFRAIGRLSRSSISVLINGESGTGKELVAHALHRHSPRAKNPFIALNMAAIPKDLIESELFGHEKGAFTGANSVRQGRFEQANGGTLFLDEIGDMPLDIQTRLLRVLADGQFYRVGGHSPIRVDVRIVAATHQDLEKLVHKGDFREDLFHRLNVIRIHIPALRERRQDIEKLALHFLQLASEELAVDVKTLHPSTIETLSKLEWPGNVRQLENICRWLTVMASGSEVLPNDLPHELLETKTHQKLLGESTWQEQLTTWAKQALNNGNTELLNQALPEFERILLEVALEHTNGHKQDAAKVLGWGRNTLTRKLKELY; encoded by the coding sequence ATGAGTAAAGGCAACGTTTGGGTCGTAGATGACGATAGTTCCATTCGCTGGGTAATGGAAAAGACACTTTCCTCTGCCAACATAAAATGCGATACCTTTACTGATGCAGAAAGCGTGCTATTGGCACTGGAGCGTGAAACGCCAGACGTCTTAATTTCAGATATTCGTATGCCAGGTATGAACGGGATTGAATTGCTCGCTCAAGTGACACAACTTGCGCCGGAACTGCCAGTGATTATTATGACGGCACACTCCGATCTCGATGCTGCCGTTAACGCTTACCAACAAGGTGCCTTTGAATATTTACCGAAACCATTTGATGTAGATGAGACATTAACGTTAGTCGAGCGAGCCATCGCTCACAATCAAGAGCAACGTCAACAGCAGGCGAAAAACGAACACCACCTAGAGCCTACGCCAGAAATCATTGGTGAAGCACCGGCGATGCAAGAAGTCTTTCGCGCTATAGGGCGGCTGTCTCGTTCATCCATCTCGGTTCTAATCAATGGCGAATCGGGTACCGGTAAAGAACTGGTAGCTCACGCTCTCCATCGCCACAGTCCTCGTGCCAAAAATCCCTTTATTGCACTGAATATGGCAGCGATACCTAAAGATTTAATCGAATCGGAATTATTCGGTCATGAAAAAGGCGCATTCACCGGAGCCAACAGTGTACGCCAAGGTCGCTTTGAACAAGCCAATGGTGGCACATTGTTTCTAGATGAAATTGGCGACATGCCTTTAGACATTCAAACTCGTTTATTACGAGTTCTTGCCGATGGCCAGTTCTATCGAGTCGGAGGACATTCTCCAATTCGAGTTGATGTACGAATCGTTGCTGCTACCCATCAAGATCTCGAGAAACTAGTGCATAAAGGTGATTTTCGTGAAGATTTATTCCATCGCCTTAATGTAATTCGTATTCATATTCCAGCGCTGCGAGAAAGACGACAAGACATCGAAAAACTGGCACTGCATTTCTTACAGTTAGCCTCAGAAGAGCTAGCGGTGGATGTTAAAACCTTGCATCCGAGCACCATAGAAACGCTATCAAAGTTAGAGTGGCCCGGAAACGTTCGTCAATTGGAAAATATCTGTCGCTGGCTTACCGTTATGGCAAGTGGTAGCGAAGTGTTACCAAATGATCTACCACACGAATTGCTTGAAACGAAAACTCACCAGAAGTTGTTAGGGGAGTCGACATGGCAAGAGCAGTTGACCACTTGGGCCAAGCAGGCATTAAATAACGGCAATACTGAGCTGTTAAACCAGGCGTTGCCTGAGTTTGAACGCATTTTGCTAGAGGTGGCGCTAGAGCACACGAACGGCCATAAACAAGATGCGGCGAAAGTATTAGGATGGGGGCGAAATACGTTAACCCGTAAATTGAAAGAGTTGTATTAG
- a CDS encoding AAA family ATPase: MLPIIITGGPGAGKTSLINQLAGQEYQTFDEVSRRLIEQQASIENGILPWNDLPGFADLCLTHMSEQKQQASLHNVAFLDRAIPDICGYLAQAELDIDARFTEASSGYHSQVFFCRPHQAIYVQDDVRPYPFDGALAIHEALVAIYQQLGYQVVEVPWGTLEERAAFIESAIAPSIER, translated from the coding sequence ATGTTACCGATCATTATTACAGGTGGGCCAGGTGCGGGCAAAACCAGTTTAATTAACCAATTAGCTGGGCAGGAGTATCAGACTTTTGATGAAGTTTCTCGTCGATTGATTGAGCAACAAGCAAGTATAGAAAACGGTATTTTGCCATGGAATGATTTACCGGGTTTTGCTGATTTATGTTTGACCCATATGAGCGAGCAAAAGCAACAAGCATCGCTGCATAATGTGGCGTTTTTAGATCGCGCAATCCCTGATATTTGCGGTTATTTAGCTCAAGCAGAATTGGATATTGATGCGCGGTTTACTGAGGCGAGTTCTGGTTATCACTCTCAGGTCTTTTTCTGTCGCCCTCATCAAGCTATTTATGTGCAAGATGACGTTCGTCCTTATCCATTTGATGGGGCGTTAGCGATTCATGAGGCGTTGGTGGCGATTTACCAGCAGTTGGGTTATCAAGTGGTGGAAGTGCCTTGGGGGACGCTTGAAGAACGGGCTGCGTTTATTGAGAGCGCGATTGCGCCCTCAATAGAAAGGTGA
- the dtd gene encoding D-aminoacyl-tRNA deacylase, with product MIALIQRVSEAAVRVDGEIVGEIEHGLLVLLGVEKDDDEAKAKRLMERVTTYRVFSDHEGKMNLNVKEVEGKVLVVSQFTLPADTKKGTRAGFSRGAHPTDAERLYDYFADQCQQVLPTERGRFAADMKVSLVNDGPVTFWLQV from the coding sequence GTGATAGCTCTGATCCAAAGAGTGAGTGAAGCCGCCGTTCGAGTTGATGGTGAGATTGTGGGTGAAATTGAGCATGGTCTTTTGGTGCTCTTGGGCGTCGAAAAAGACGATGATGAAGCCAAAGCCAAACGTTTAATGGAGCGTGTCACGACATATCGAGTATTCTCTGACCATGAGGGAAAAATGAACCTCAATGTCAAAGAGGTCGAAGGTAAAGTTCTGGTCGTTTCGCAATTCACTCTCCCTGCAGATACCAAAAAGGGCACTCGTGCCGGCTTTTCCCGTGGCGCGCATCCGACAGATGCCGAGCGACTTTACGATTATTTTGCCGACCAATGTCAGCAAGTACTGCCGACAGAGCGTGGCCGTTTTGCCGCCGATATGAAAGTATCGTTAGTCAATGACGGACCGGTGACTTTTTGGTTGCAAGTCTAG
- a CDS encoding DUF2959 domain-containing protein, producing the protein MPYIIAILIALTSLTGCESTYYAAMEKVGVHKREIMVDRVEEAKESQQEAQQEFTSALEALSALTNFDGGELETMYEQINDKYEASESAAQEVSDRIDSIEDVSEALFAEWQDELDLYTNASLRRSSEQKLRETRASYNTMIKAMKRAEQRMTPVLNALRDNTLFLKHNLNASAIGSLQGEFVSLENEIEQAIKQMNQAINESDKFLNQLQAK; encoded by the coding sequence ATGCCTTATATCATCGCGATATTGATCGCCCTTACCAGCTTAACTGGCTGTGAATCCACTTACTATGCAGCGATGGAAAAAGTCGGCGTACATAAACGTGAAATCATGGTTGACCGAGTTGAAGAAGCCAAAGAGTCACAACAAGAGGCACAACAAGAGTTTACCAGTGCACTAGAAGCGCTGTCAGCCCTAACCAACTTTGACGGCGGCGAACTTGAAACCATGTACGAGCAAATCAATGATAAATATGAAGCGAGTGAAAGCGCAGCGCAAGAAGTAAGTGATCGTATTGACTCGATTGAAGATGTCTCTGAAGCGCTATTTGCTGAGTGGCAAGACGAGCTCGATCTCTATACCAATGCGTCGCTACGTCGTTCAAGTGAGCAAAAGTTACGTGAGACTCGTGCTTCTTACAACACCATGATCAAAGCAATGAAGCGTGCAGAACAGCGCATGACACCTGTGCTTAATGCTCTGCGTGACAATACTCTGTTCTTAAAACACAACCTTAACGCCAGCGCGATTGGCTCGCTTCAAGGTGAGTTTGTTAGCTTAGAGAACGAAATTGAACAGGCGATCAAGCAAATGAACCAAGCCATTAACGAGTCAGATAAGTTCCTCAATCAGTTGCAAGCCAAGTAA
- the add gene encoding adenosine deaminase: MITKNLPLTDLHRHLDGNIRTQTILELGQKFGIALPANDISGLTPHVQIVEAEPSLVAFLSKLDWGVAVLGDLDACRRVAYENVEDALRAQIDYAELRFSPYYMAMKHNLPVAGVVEAVVDGVTAGVRDFGIKANLIGIMSRTFGTDACQKELDAILSQKDRIVAVDLAGDELGQPGELFVKHFAQVKDAGLNVTVHAGEAAGAQSMWQAIQQLGATRIGHGVKAIHDPKLMDYLAENQIGIESCLTSNVQTSTVDSLANHPLKQFLEHGVMACINTDDPAVEGIELPHEYEVAAPLAGLTPAQIRQAQINGLDLAFISEGEKQALKDKVANR, from the coding sequence ATGATAACTAAAAATTTGCCCCTCACCGATCTACACCGCCACCTAGATGGGAACATTCGCACCCAGACCATTCTAGAATTAGGCCAAAAATTTGGCATCGCTTTACCTGCCAATGATATTTCAGGCTTAACCCCTCACGTACAAATTGTTGAAGCCGAGCCGTCATTAGTCGCCTTCCTGTCAAAACTTGATTGGGGCGTCGCTGTACTAGGTGACCTCGATGCTTGTCGTCGTGTCGCTTACGAAAACGTTGAAGATGCGCTTCGCGCACAAATCGACTACGCGGAATTACGCTTCTCTCCTTACTACATGGCAATGAAACATAACTTACCTGTCGCTGGTGTTGTAGAAGCAGTTGTCGATGGCGTTACAGCCGGTGTGCGTGATTTTGGTATTAAAGCCAATCTGATCGGAATTATGAGCCGCACGTTTGGCACTGATGCTTGCCAAAAAGAACTCGATGCAATTCTGAGCCAGAAAGACCGCATCGTTGCTGTAGACCTAGCAGGTGATGAATTAGGCCAACCAGGCGAACTATTTGTAAAACACTTTGCGCAAGTAAAGGATGCGGGCCTGAACGTCACTGTGCATGCGGGTGAAGCTGCAGGTGCACAAAGTATGTGGCAGGCGATTCAACAACTAGGCGCTACTCGTATCGGCCATGGGGTAAAAGCCATTCACGATCCAAAACTGATGGATTACCTTGCTGAAAACCAGATCGGCATTGAGTCATGCTTAACATCGAATGTACAAACTAGCACTGTCGACTCGTTAGCCAATCATCCGCTAAAACAGTTCTTAGAGCATGGTGTAATGGCGTGCATCAATACTGATGACCCAGCAGTAGAAGGTATTGAACTGCCACACGAATACGAAGTCGCAGCACCTCTAGCGGGTTTGACGCCAGCGCAGATTCGCCAGGCGCAGATCAATGGTTTGGACCTAGCTTTCATCTCAGAAGGTGAAAAACAAGCGTTAAAAGACAAAGTCGCCAATCGTTAA
- the typA gene encoding translational GTPase TypA, whose amino-acid sequence MATPQIDKLRNIAIIAHVDHGKTTLVDKLLQQSGTLESRGEAEERVMDSNDIEKERGITILAKNTAINWNDYRINIVDTPGHADFGGEVERIMSMVDSVLLIVDAVDGPMPQTRFVTQKAFAHGLKPIVVINKIDRPGARPDWVMDQVFDLFDNLGATDEQLDFKVVYASALNGWASLEEGETGENMEPLFQTIVDQVEAPQVDLDGPLQMQISQLDYSSYVGVIGVARVTRGTVRPNQQVTIVSADGKKRNGKVGTVMGYLGLERHDIEQANAGDIIAITGLGELKISDTICDVNCVEAMTPLSVDEPTVTMTFQVNTSPFAGKEGKFVTSRNILERLQKELVHNVALRVEETDNPDRFRVSGRGELHLSILIENMRREGFELAVSRPEVIIKRDENGNLEEPFETVTIDVMEENQGGIMEAIGLRKGELTDMSPDGKGRVRMDFMMPSRGLIGFQTEFMTLTSGSGLLYHTFDHYGPHKGGTIGQRNNGVLISNATGKALTYALFNLQERGRLFTEHADEVYEGQVIGIHNRSNDLTVNCLKGKQLTNVRASGTDEAQVLTPAIKYTLEQALEFIDDDELVEVTPASIRIRKKHLTENDRKRASREAK is encoded by the coding sequence ATGGCTACTCCACAGATTGATAAATTAAGAAATATCGCGATCATCGCGCACGTTGACCACGGTAAAACCACACTGGTTGATAAGCTACTTCAACAATCAGGTACGCTAGAGTCTCGCGGTGAAGCTGAAGAGCGAGTCATGGACTCGAACGACATCGAGAAAGAGCGTGGCATTACCATCCTTGCTAAAAACACAGCAATCAACTGGAATGACTACCGCATCAACATCGTAGATACTCCGGGACACGCGGACTTCGGTGGTGAAGTAGAACGTATCATGTCGATGGTAGACTCTGTACTACTTATCGTTGACGCAGTTGACGGCCCAATGCCTCAAACTCGTTTCGTTACGCAAAAAGCATTTGCTCACGGTCTAAAACCGATCGTTGTAATCAACAAGATTGACCGTCCTGGCGCTCGTCCTGATTGGGTTATGGACCAAGTGTTCGACCTATTCGACAACCTAGGTGCAACTGACGAACAGCTAGACTTTAAAGTAGTTTACGCATCAGCACTAAACGGTTGGGCTTCGCTAGAAGAAGGCGAAACTGGCGAGAACATGGAACCACTATTCCAAACTATCGTTGACCAAGTTGAAGCGCCTCAAGTTGACCTAGACGGTCCACTACAAATGCAAATCTCTCAGCTAGATTACAGCTCATACGTAGGTGTTATCGGTGTTGCGCGTGTAACTCGCGGTACTGTACGTCCAAACCAACAAGTCACTATCGTAAGTGCTGATGGTAAGAAACGTAACGGTAAAGTAGGTACTGTAATGGGTTACCTAGGTCTTGAGCGTCACGATATCGAACAAGCAAATGCTGGTGATATCATTGCGATCACAGGTCTTGGTGAACTTAAGATCTCTGACACTATCTGTGATGTAAACTGCGTTGAAGCAATGACTCCGCTATCTGTTGATGAACCAACAGTAACGATGACATTCCAAGTAAACACGTCTCCATTTGCAGGTAAAGAAGGTAAGTTCGTAACTTCACGTAACATCCTTGAGCGTCTACAAAAAGAGCTAGTACACAACGTTGCACTACGTGTTGAAGAAACTGATAACCCAGACCGTTTCCGCGTTTCAGGCCGTGGTGAGCTTCACCTATCTATCCTGATCGAAAACATGCGTCGTGAAGGTTTTGAGCTAGCAGTATCTCGTCCAGAAGTAATCATCAAGCGTGATGAAAACGGCAACCTTGAAGAACCGTTTGAAACTGTAACTATCGACGTTATGGAAGAAAACCAAGGCGGTATCATGGAAGCTATCGGTCTGCGTAAAGGCGAACTGACTGACATGTCTCCAGATGGTAAAGGCCGTGTACGTATGGACTTTATGATGCCTTCTCGTGGTCTAATTGGTTTCCAAACTGAGTTCATGACACTGACTTCTGGTTCTGGTCTTCTTTACCATACATTTGATCACTACGGTCCACACAAAGGCGGTACTATCGGTCAACGTAACAACGGTGTTCTAATTTCGAACGCAACTGGTAAAGCACTGACTTACGCACTGTTCAACCTACAAGAGCGCGGTCGTCTATTTACAGAGCACGCTGACGAAGTATACGAAGGTCAAGTAATCGGTATTCACAACCGTTCTAACGACCTAACAGTAAACTGTCTAAAAGGTAAACAGCTAACGAACGTACGTGCATCTGGTACAGATGAAGCGCAAGTACTAACTCCAGCAATCAAATACACGCTAGAGCAAGCACTTGAGTTCATCGACGATGACGAACTAGTAGAAGTAACACCAGCAAGCATCCGTATCCGTAAGAAACACCTTACTGAGAACGATCGTAAGCGCGCTTCTCGCGAAGCAAAATAA